A window of Streptomyces armeniacus contains these coding sequences:
- a CDS encoding biotin-dependent carboxyltransferase family protein — translation MSELIVHSPGLYTTVQDTGRDGHYDIGMPPSGAMDQYSYRAANLLVGNPEDAAALEATYIGPRLEFTDDRLVAVTGADAPVSRNGEPVPAWQTLAVRAGDVLSFEMITAGARIYIAVGGGVDVPEYLGSRSTYTLTGLGGHQGRKLAEGDRLPLGEAAAGGGAPREGAAVADALRPAFWEVTPVRTVVGLCSYRLTEGGTRSFLDTTWKVTKDADRVGYRLRGGTLDFIERQQPFGAGSDPANVVDLGYPVGSIQVPGGDEPIVLLNDAVTGGGYATIGTVVSADRDRIAQAKTGDQVSFEPVDLDGALAARRDRRQRLDRVRDALRS, via the coding sequence GTGAGCGAGCTGATCGTGCACTCCCCCGGCCTCTACACGACCGTCCAGGACACCGGCCGCGACGGGCACTACGACATCGGCATGCCGCCGTCCGGCGCCATGGACCAGTACTCCTACCGCGCCGCCAACCTGCTCGTCGGCAACCCGGAGGACGCGGCGGCCCTGGAGGCGACCTACATCGGGCCGCGGCTGGAGTTCACCGACGACCGGCTGGTGGCCGTGACCGGCGCCGACGCGCCGGTCAGCCGCAACGGGGAGCCGGTGCCCGCCTGGCAGACCCTCGCCGTGCGCGCCGGCGACGTGCTCTCCTTCGAGATGATCACCGCCGGCGCCCGGATCTACATCGCCGTCGGCGGTGGTGTCGACGTACCCGAGTACCTGGGGTCGCGTTCGACGTACACCCTTACGGGCCTCGGCGGGCACCAGGGCCGCAAGCTGGCCGAAGGCGACCGGCTGCCACTCGGCGAGGCCGCGGCCGGCGGCGGCGCGCCGCGCGAGGGCGCCGCGGTGGCGGACGCGCTGCGTCCGGCGTTCTGGGAGGTCACCCCGGTGCGCACCGTGGTCGGGCTGTGCTCCTACCGGCTGACCGAGGGCGGAACCCGCTCCTTCCTCGACACCACCTGGAAGGTCACCAAGGACGCCGACCGCGTCGGTTACCGGCTGCGCGGCGGCACGCTCGACTTCATCGAACGACAGCAGCCGTTCGGCGCGGGCAGCGACCCGGCCAACGTCGTCGACCTCGGCTACCCGGTCGGGTCGATCCAGGTCCCCGGCGGTGACGAACCCATCGTGCTGCTCAACGACGCCGTCACCGGCGGCGGTTACGCGACCATCGGCACGGTCGTCTCCGCCGACCGGGACCGCATCGCGCAGGCGAAGACCGGCGACCAGGTGTCGTTCGAACCGGTGGACCTGGACGGGGCGCTGGCGGCCCGGCGCGACCGGCGGCAACGACTCGACCGCGTGCGCGACGCGCTGCGCAGCTGA
- a CDS encoding undecaprenyl-diphosphate phosphatase, whose protein sequence is MSWFESFILGLVQGLTEFLPISSSAHLRLTAAFAGWEDPGAAFTAVTQIGTETAVLIYFRKDIARIVSAWCRSLVNKEMRRDHDAQLGWLVIVGSIPIGVLGLTFKEQIEGPFRDLRLIATTLIALGIVLGIADRLAARRTVGGRHRAAPEAKTIEQLTVRDGVLYGLAQSLALIPGVSRSGATISGGLFMGYTREAAARYSFLLAIPAVLASGLFELTEIGEGHVSWGPTIFATVLAFIVAYAVIAWFMKFISTRSFMPFVIYRILLGLVIFALIWAGVLTPHEGESIGAE, encoded by the coding sequence ATGTCTTGGTTCGAATCATTCATCCTCGGGCTCGTCCAGGGGCTGACCGAATTCCTCCCCATCTCCTCCAGCGCGCACCTGCGGCTCACGGCCGCGTTCGCGGGCTGGGAGGACCCCGGCGCCGCGTTCACCGCCGTCACCCAGATCGGGACGGAGACGGCGGTGCTCATCTACTTCCGCAAGGACATCGCGCGGATCGTCTCCGCGTGGTGCCGCTCGCTGGTGAACAAGGAGATGCGCCGCGACCACGACGCCCAGCTGGGCTGGCTGGTGATCGTCGGTTCGATCCCGATCGGCGTCCTCGGGCTCACGTTCAAGGAGCAGATCGAGGGCCCCTTCCGCGATCTGCGGCTGATCGCCACCACGCTGATCGCGCTCGGCATCGTCCTCGGCATCGCGGACCGGCTGGCCGCGCGGAGGACGGTGGGCGGCAGGCACCGCGCCGCGCCGGAGGCCAAGACGATCGAGCAGCTCACGGTGCGGGACGGCGTGCTCTACGGCCTCGCCCAGTCCCTCGCGCTCATCCCGGGCGTCTCCCGCTCCGGCGCCACGATCAGCGGCGGCCTGTTCATGGGCTACACCCGTGAGGCGGCGGCCCGCTACTCGTTCCTGCTGGCCATCCCCGCCGTGCTGGCCTCCGGCCTGTTCGAGCTCACGGAGATCGGCGAGGGGCACGTCTCGTGGGGGCCGACGATCTTCGCGACAGTGCTCGCGTTCATCGTCGCGTACGCCGTCATCGCATGGTTCATGAAGTTCATCTCGACCCGCAGCTTCATGCCGTTCGTGATCTACCGCATCCTGCTGGGGCTCGTCATCTTCGCCCTGATCTGGGCCGGCGTCCTCACCCCGCACGAGGGCGAGTCCATCGGCGCGGAGTAG
- a CDS encoding GntR family transcriptional regulator, with product MSTTAGGTPGRQAGGTPSKHEWLRQRLQEVVAGLEPHTPLPTEREIATQHGVSRQTVRRALDALEDAGSIYRVHGSGTYTAGPMISKTLTMTSFSEDMTARGLVPSSRLLAAEAMPAGDRIGEQLAIPGEESVVRLARLRLADNRPMCLETTYLPEARVPELLEQDDLERSLYALLHSAYGFRLTRAEQIVTGAVLTGTEAALLRAPENTPALRVHRIGLDDRDCPLEVTESLYRGDRYDLRFTVRREGE from the coding sequence GTGAGCACGACCGCGGGCGGTACGCCCGGCAGGCAGGCGGGCGGTACGCCCAGCAAGCACGAGTGGCTGCGGCAGCGGCTCCAGGAGGTGGTCGCCGGGCTGGAGCCGCACACGCCGCTGCCCACCGAACGGGAGATCGCCACACAGCACGGCGTCTCCCGGCAGACGGTGCGCCGCGCGCTGGACGCCCTGGAGGACGCGGGCAGCATCTACCGCGTGCACGGCTCCGGCACGTACACGGCGGGCCCGATGATCAGCAAGACGCTGACCATGACGTCGTTCAGCGAGGACATGACCGCCCGCGGCCTGGTGCCGTCCTCACGGCTGCTGGCCGCCGAGGCCATGCCGGCCGGCGACCGTATCGGCGAGCAACTGGCCATCCCCGGCGAGGAGTCCGTCGTACGCCTCGCACGGCTCCGGCTGGCCGACAACCGGCCGATGTGCCTGGAGACCACGTACCTGCCCGAGGCCCGTGTGCCGGAACTGCTGGAGCAGGACGACCTGGAGCGCTCGCTGTACGCGCTGCTGCACTCCGCGTACGGCTTCCGGCTGACCCGCGCCGAGCAGATCGTCACCGGCGCCGTCCTCACCGGCACGGAAGCCGCGCTGCTGCGCGCCCCGGAGAACACCCCGGCGCTGCGCGTCCACCGCATCGGCCTGGACGACCGGGACTGCCCGCTGGAAGTGACCGAGAGCCTGTACCGGGGCGACCGCTACGACCTGCGTTTCACCGTCCGCAGGGAGGGCGAGTGA
- a CDS encoding Gfo/Idh/MocA family protein has protein sequence MPLSLAVVGAGFMGSLHARTVAECDTAELAALVDLDETAGRRAAEEYGARWHRTVEDALEDPSIDAYIVALPDRLHVAATSTLLAAGKPVLLEKPMADTLDGARAIADAARRGGARLLVGQLLRFDPRYAQAAEAVRGGAAGDPVVAKAGRFAVRDIGTRTNGTSSVVFYLGIHDVDALQWVTGSRITRVYSRAVSRLMPSLGVDSEDAILSVVDFADGFVGQLFNGWVRPENSAFQIDGRLELIGTSGTVEVDVRDHGLQIGSSKGYALPDGNHWPDVNGRISGDLAAEVAHFVRALRRDEDFVISVDEAMSAVAVNDAILRSVGSGQAEDVEGL, from the coding sequence ATGCCCCTGTCCCTCGCCGTCGTCGGAGCCGGCTTCATGGGCAGCCTGCACGCCCGTACGGTCGCCGAGTGCGACACCGCCGAACTGGCCGCCCTCGTCGACCTGGACGAGACCGCCGGAAGGCGGGCCGCCGAGGAGTACGGCGCGCGCTGGCACCGCACCGTCGAGGACGCGCTCGAGGACCCGTCGATCGACGCGTACATCGTCGCGCTGCCCGACCGGCTGCACGTGGCGGCCACCTCGACGCTGCTCGCCGCGGGCAAGCCGGTGCTGCTGGAGAAGCCGATGGCGGACACCCTGGACGGCGCCCGCGCCATCGCCGACGCCGCCCGCCGCGGCGGGGCCCGGCTGCTGGTCGGCCAGCTGCTGCGGTTCGACCCGCGCTACGCGCAGGCCGCCGAGGCGGTACGCGGGGGCGCCGCCGGCGACCCGGTGGTGGCGAAGGCGGGGCGGTTCGCCGTACGCGACATCGGCACCCGTACCAACGGCACCAGCAGCGTCGTCTTCTACCTCGGCATCCACGACGTGGACGCGCTGCAGTGGGTGACCGGGTCCAGGATCACGCGGGTGTACTCGCGCGCGGTCTCGCGGCTGATGCCCAGTCTCGGTGTGGACAGCGAGGATGCCATCCTGTCCGTCGTGGACTTCGCGGACGGCTTCGTCGGGCAGCTGTTCAACGGCTGGGTACGGCCCGAGAACTCGGCGTTCCAGATCGACGGGCGGCTGGAGCTGATCGGCACCTCCGGCACCGTGGAGGTGGACGTGCGCGACCACGGGCTGCAGATCGGCTCCTCCAAGGGCTACGCGCTCCCCGACGGCAACCACTGGCCGGACGTCAACGGCCGGATCAGCGGCGACCTCGCGGCCGAGGTGGCGCACTTCGTACGGGCGCTGCGCCGCGACGAGGACTTCGTGATCAGCGTCGACGAGGCGATGTCCGCGGTCGCCGTGAACGACGCCATCCTGCGCTCGGTCGGGTCCGGTCAGGCCGAGGACGTCGAAGGGCTGTGA
- a CDS encoding ROK family protein — translation MTGAALAVGIDIGGTKTAGALVDLAALRAGAAGADGVRAAGAVLRQARTPTPVGEGPDALLDAAAELVARLLEGTPRDRVRGVGVGTGGVVDSTTGTVLSATSVLPGWAGTEVAAGLGARCGLPVRADGDGNTTLLGEHAAGAARGASSVLLAAVGTGIGGALMTGGTLVRGARHAAGHLGHVAAPDAAGVPCSCGARGHVEAVSCGPAIVRRYTEATGTAVPGGLRELAARTGTDPGAARAVADGGRSLGVALAGLVNTFDPELVVIGGGVADIGAPFTDPLEEGLRGGLLPAVRTVRLARAALGSDASVLGAATLAG, via the coding sequence GTGACGGGCGCGGCGCTGGCCGTCGGCATCGACATCGGCGGCACCAAGACGGCCGGCGCGCTGGTGGACCTGGCGGCGCTGCGCGCCGGGGCCGCCGGGGCGGACGGCGTACGGGCCGCTGGCGCGGTCCTGCGCCAGGCCCGTACGCCCACGCCGGTCGGCGAGGGCCCGGACGCGCTGCTGGACGCGGCCGCGGAGCTGGTGGCGCGACTGCTGGAGGGCACGCCGCGGGACCGGGTGCGCGGCGTCGGGGTCGGCACCGGCGGCGTGGTCGACAGCACGACGGGCACGGTCTTGTCGGCCACCTCGGTGCTGCCCGGCTGGGCGGGCACGGAGGTCGCCGCGGGCCTGGGGGCGCGCTGCGGCCTGCCCGTACGGGCCGACGGCGACGGCAACACCACGCTGCTCGGCGAGCACGCGGCGGGGGCGGCGCGGGGCGCGTCGTCCGTACTGCTGGCGGCCGTCGGCACGGGCATCGGCGGCGCGCTGATGACCGGCGGCACGCTCGTACGCGGTGCCCGCCACGCCGCGGGCCACCTCGGGCACGTCGCGGCGCCGGACGCCGCCGGCGTGCCGTGCAGCTGCGGCGCGCGCGGGCACGTCGAGGCGGTGTCGTGCGGGCCCGCGATCGTCCGCCGCTACACGGAGGCGACGGGCACCGCGGTCCCCGGCGGCCTGCGCGAGCTGGCGGCCCGTACCGGCACCGACCCGGGCGCGGCGCGGGCCGTCGCGGACGGCGGGCGCAGCCTGGGCGTGGCGCTGGCCGGGCTGGTGAACACGTTCGATCCCGAACTCGTCGTCATCGGCGGCGGGGTCGCCGACATCGGCGCCCCCTTCACGGACCCGCTGGAGGAGGGCCTGCGCGGCGGGCTGCTGCCCGCGGTGCGCACCGTACGGCTGGCTCGCGCCGCGCTCGGCTCCGACGCGAGCGTCCTCGGCGCGGCGACCCTGGCGGGGTGA
- a CDS encoding PucR family transcriptional regulator — MAPTLRWLLHRGELRLRALVDAADERTVRWVHVSELADPTAYLAGGELLLTTGLHTSDRDWDGYRAYVGRLAAHGVSALGFGVGLTRDEVPDELVEAAREAGVPLLRVPRPTPFIAISEAVAGAIARTHEEVLTSALKAQRDLIGAALSTGGPRAVVGELAAALGCWVLLLDRSGAARHGAPPDARRHAARIRHALDRLSPEARDTTAHAVSLDAGGDQVSVLPVGAGGRVTGHLAAGRKEPLGPAEQAVIAGAVGLLSLDTTYQEQTREAQRRTRLAVLRLAAGAHAELAESTADTLGVPLPSQPLRVAVLGCEREDMPELLRAAEEHLALSQAGALIAPYDTYSVVVLLPEAQGDQQALEEVLHRVPGARGAVSEAAPLSEVPDALRRARSVFYGTTGDSARLVLAKDVVTAGLLAQLDNPGAQGWADALLEPLERHAVRSKLDLISTLRVYLAHNGHIDASSTALGIHRHTLRYRLDRITELLDHDLENPTARAELWLALLLREAR, encoded by the coding sequence ATGGCGCCCACTCTGCGCTGGCTGCTGCACCGCGGCGAGCTGCGGCTGCGGGCGCTGGTGGACGCGGCGGACGAGCGGACCGTGCGGTGGGTGCACGTGAGCGAGCTGGCCGACCCGACGGCGTACCTGGCCGGTGGCGAGCTGCTGCTGACGACCGGCCTGCACACCTCGGACCGCGACTGGGACGGCTACCGCGCGTATGTCGGGCGGCTCGCCGCACACGGTGTGTCGGCGCTCGGCTTCGGGGTGGGCCTCACCCGCGACGAGGTGCCCGACGAGCTGGTCGAGGCCGCCCGCGAGGCGGGGGTCCCGTTGCTGCGGGTGCCGCGGCCGACGCCGTTCATCGCGATCAGCGAGGCCGTGGCGGGCGCCATCGCCCGTACGCACGAAGAGGTGCTGACGTCGGCCCTGAAGGCGCAGCGCGACCTGATCGGCGCGGCGCTGTCCACCGGCGGGCCACGCGCCGTCGTGGGCGAGCTGGCGGCGGCGCTCGGCTGCTGGGTGCTTCTGCTGGACCGGTCGGGGGCCGCCCGGCACGGGGCGCCGCCCGACGCACGCCGGCACGCCGCCCGTATCCGCCACGCCCTGGACCGGCTCAGCCCCGAAGCACGCGACACGACGGCGCACGCCGTGTCCCTGGATGCCGGCGGCGACCAGGTCTCCGTGCTGCCCGTCGGCGCGGGCGGCCGGGTCACCGGCCATCTCGCGGCCGGGCGGAAGGAACCGCTCGGCCCGGCCGAGCAGGCCGTCATCGCGGGCGCCGTCGGGCTGTTGTCGCTGGACACCACGTACCAGGAGCAGACGCGCGAGGCGCAGCGGCGCACCCGGCTCGCGGTGCTGCGGCTCGCCGCCGGGGCCCACGCCGAACTGGCCGAGTCGACCGCCGACACGCTCGGCGTGCCGCTGCCGTCGCAGCCGCTGCGCGTCGCCGTACTCGGCTGCGAGCGGGAGGACATGCCCGAGCTGCTGCGGGCGGCCGAGGAACACCTGGCGCTCAGTCAGGCGGGCGCGCTCATCGCGCCGTACGACACGTACAGCGTCGTCGTGCTGCTTCCCGAGGCGCAGGGCGACCAGCAGGCGCTCGAGGAGGTGCTGCACCGCGTCCCCGGCGCGCGCGGTGCGGTCAGCGAGGCGGCGCCGCTGTCCGAGGTGCCGGACGCGCTGCGGCGTGCCCGCTCGGTCTTCTACGGCACCACCGGCGACAGTGCGCGGCTCGTCCTGGCGAAGGACGTCGTCACCGCCGGGCTCCTCGCCCAGCTGGACAACCCCGGTGCCCAGGGGTGGGCGGACGCCCTGCTGGAGCCGCTGGAGCGGCACGCCGTACGCTCCAAGCTCGACCTGATCTCCACCCTCCGCGTCTACCTCGCGCACAACGGGCACATCGACGCCTCGTCGACCGCCCTCGGCATCCACCGGCACACCCTGCGCTACCGGCTCGACCGGATCACCGAGCTGCTCGACCACGACCTGGAGAACCCCACGGCACGTGCCGAACTGTGGCTGGCGCTGCTGCTGCGGGAGGCCCGGTGA
- a CDS encoding 5-oxoprolinase subunit B family protein yields the protein MVRTALTLPPARYEHGGDEYVFVEIDQAMSLEANFKAMTVTTALRQRAVDGVVDICPSNASYLIRVDPDRLHPADLVKELRALEESATELTSEQTLHTRVIDVPVLYDDPWTRETLMRFRDRHQDPEATDLEYAARINGFSGTGPLIEALSGAPYIVTMLGFVPGLPFCYQMVPRDRQIEVPKYVRPRTDTPERAFGYGGAFAVVYPVRGAGGYQLFGLAPAPVFDGSQTLPDFRERLVFPRPGDILRYRAIDQGEFDEVRGEVERGTFRYRIRPYDFRPADFLADPDAVTNELLEVLYR from the coding sequence GTGGTACGCACAGCCCTGACGCTGCCGCCGGCGCGTTACGAGCACGGCGGAGACGAGTACGTCTTCGTGGAGATCGACCAGGCCATGAGCCTGGAGGCGAACTTCAAGGCCATGACGGTCACCACGGCGCTGCGGCAGCGCGCGGTGGACGGCGTGGTGGACATCTGCCCGTCCAATGCCTCCTATCTGATTCGCGTGGACCCCGACCGGCTGCACCCGGCGGACCTGGTCAAGGAGCTGCGGGCGCTGGAGGAGTCGGCCACCGAACTCACCTCCGAACAGACGCTGCACACCCGGGTCATCGACGTACCCGTCCTCTACGACGACCCGTGGACCCGCGAGACGCTCATGCGCTTCCGCGACCGGCATCAGGACCCGGAGGCCACCGACCTGGAGTACGCGGCGCGCATCAACGGCTTCTCCGGTACGGGTCCGCTGATCGAGGCGCTCTCCGGCGCCCCGTACATCGTCACCATGCTCGGCTTCGTGCCGGGCCTGCCCTTCTGCTACCAGATGGTGCCGCGCGACCGGCAGATCGAGGTGCCCAAGTACGTGCGCCCGCGCACCGACACCCCCGAGCGTGCCTTCGGTTACGGCGGCGCCTTCGCCGTCGTCTACCCGGTGCGCGGCGCCGGCGGCTACCAGCTGTTCGGCCTCGCCCCGGCGCCCGTGTTCGACGGCTCGCAGACGCTGCCGGACTTCCGCGAGCGCCTCGTCTTCCCGCGCCCCGGCGACATCCTGCGCTACCGCGCCATCGACCAGGGCGAGTTCGACGAGGTGCGCGGCGAGGTGGAGCGCGGCACCTTCCGGTACCGGATCCGGCCGTACGACTTCCGGCCCGCCGACTTCCTCGCCGACCCCGACGCCGTCACCAACGAACTGCTGGAGGTGCTGTACCGGTGA
- a CDS encoding LamB/YcsF family protein produces the protein MKTRIDLNADAGESFGRWRLGHDEALLPLVSSVNVACGWHAGDPAIMRHSVGLARSAGTALGAHPGLPDLAGFGRRALALSPREAADACLYQYGALRGFADAAGVRVTHVKPHGAFYGLTMRNPDVADAVADAVAAVDPEAIVVLLAGPTAERVAARGLRVAREAFADLEYDDEGHIVIEPDPPAKDPQACAEKAAGILRGHVTTRGGRRIEVDADTVCVHGDRPNAVEVATAVRDRIAAEGAALLPMGEVLARRGA, from the coding sequence ATGAAGACGCGGATCGATCTGAACGCGGACGCCGGGGAGAGTTTCGGCCGCTGGCGGCTGGGGCACGACGAGGCGCTGCTTCCGCTGGTCAGCTCCGTCAACGTGGCCTGCGGCTGGCACGCGGGCGACCCGGCGATCATGCGCCACTCGGTCGGGCTGGCGCGGTCGGCCGGTACGGCGCTGGGTGCCCATCCCGGGCTGCCCGACCTGGCCGGGTTCGGCCGCCGTGCACTGGCCCTGTCACCTCGCGAGGCCGCCGACGCCTGCCTGTACCAGTACGGCGCCCTGCGGGGGTTCGCGGACGCGGCGGGCGTACGGGTGACCCACGTCAAGCCGCACGGCGCGTTCTACGGGCTCACCATGCGCAACCCGGACGTGGCGGACGCCGTGGCCGACGCCGTGGCTGCCGTCGACCCGGAGGCGATCGTCGTGCTGCTCGCCGGTCCGACGGCCGAGCGGGTGGCGGCGCGGGGGCTGCGGGTGGCGCGGGAGGCCTTCGCGGACCTGGAGTACGACGACGAGGGGCACATCGTGATCGAGCCTGACCCGCCCGCGAAGGACCCGCAGGCGTGCGCGGAGAAGGCCGCCGGCATTCTCCGGGGACACGTCACCACGCGCGGCGGGCGGCGCATCGAGGTCGACGCCGACACCGTCTGCGTACACGGCGACCGTCCCAACGCCGTCGAGGTCGCCACGGCGGTCCGCGACCGGATCGCGGCCGAGGGCGCGGCCCTGCTGCCCATGGGTGAGGTGCTGGCCCGGCGCGGCGCGTGA
- a CDS encoding helix-turn-helix domain-containing protein, which yields MPPHPSSRVQKAREKLAARLREIRKDEGISGRELAVRCGWSESKSSRIENAKTPPSDADIRVWCRACAADDQAADLIAANRQSAEAHVEWRRLQRTGLRRLQETTGDVYQQTKTFRVYVSDVIPGFLQTVGYASALLSSIADFRGTPDDVSDAVAARMRRNEVLSNGGRRFSFVLEESVLRYRLCSAETMAAQLGHLLGAMDLQNVAVGIVPFSEQRAVWPMPTFTVFDDRRVHADTLDAASTLTQPSQIELYTRAFERLSQQAARGAAARALVADAVASLGG from the coding sequence ATGCCGCCGCACCCCTCTTCACGCGTTCAGAAGGCCCGGGAGAAACTCGCGGCCCGCCTGCGGGAGATCCGGAAGGATGAGGGGATCAGCGGGCGGGAGCTGGCGGTCAGGTGCGGTTGGTCGGAATCGAAGTCGTCCCGGATCGAGAACGCCAAGACGCCGCCCTCCGATGCCGATATCCGAGTGTGGTGCCGGGCCTGTGCCGCTGACGACCAGGCAGCCGACCTGATCGCGGCCAACCGGCAGTCCGCGGAAGCGCATGTGGAGTGGAGGCGGCTTCAGCGGACCGGCCTCCGGCGCCTGCAAGAGACCACCGGCGACGTGTACCAACAGACCAAGACCTTCCGCGTCTATGTATCCGACGTGATCCCTGGGTTTCTTCAGACAGTGGGGTACGCCTCCGCGCTGCTGTCCTCCATCGCGGACTTCCGAGGTACACCGGATGACGTGAGTGATGCCGTGGCAGCCCGCATGCGGCGAAATGAGGTGTTGAGCAACGGTGGGCGCCGGTTCTCCTTCGTGCTGGAAGAGTCGGTGTTGCGATACCGGCTGTGCAGCGCCGAAACCATGGCGGCGCAGCTCGGCCACCTGCTCGGAGCCATGGACCTTCAGAACGTCGCCGTCGGCATCGTCCCGTTCTCGGAACAACGGGCTGTCTGGCCCATGCCAACCTTCACGGTCTTCGATGACCGCAGGGTGCACGCCGACACCCTGGACGCTGCCTCCACGCTCACACAGCCCAGTCAGATCGAGCTGTACACCCGCGCCTTTGAACGTCTCTCGCAGCAGGCCGCACGGGGAGCGGCGGCCCGCGCCCTCGTCGCGGACGCGGTGGCATCCCTGGGCGGCTGA
- a CDS encoding 5-oxoprolinase subunit B family protein: MTGAGVPVPEHAVLAAAPAAGGRPSVTYRQAGDRCVLVEYGPPELDLRLNFHVLRMLSALGADPPPGLLDAAPGLRSVLLCFDPSRTARTALVDHLHTLHERQPDLSGVTLPSRRVTLPLAFDDTATREAVVRYARTIRPDASNTRGGNNIDYIAAQNGLPGRDALYEAILATEWWTAFTGFAPGLPFLFPLRGPTALSVPKYNPTRAWTPEGAVGIGGPCVAIYPAESPGSYQLFGRTLPVSDVFARNRVFGDDPFLLRAGDRVRFTLCGEEELLELRRQVLEDQYVYRIEDAPLALAAHVRGAVPGGTGHPDGSGRAWAGGEVP, encoded by the coding sequence GTGACCGGGGCGGGCGTGCCCGTGCCCGAGCACGCGGTCCTCGCCGCCGCGCCGGCCGCCGGAGGACGCCCGTCCGTCACCTACCGGCAGGCGGGCGACCGCTGCGTGCTCGTGGAATACGGGCCGCCGGAGCTCGACCTGCGCCTCAACTTCCACGTGCTGCGCATGCTGAGCGCCCTCGGCGCCGACCCGCCGCCGGGCCTCCTCGACGCCGCTCCGGGACTCCGCTCCGTGCTGCTGTGCTTCGACCCCTCCCGTACGGCGCGCACCGCGCTCGTGGACCACCTCCACACACTCCACGAACGCCAGCCGGACCTGTCCGGCGTCACCCTCCCCAGCCGGCGGGTCACGCTGCCTCTCGCCTTCGACGACACGGCCACCCGGGAGGCCGTCGTACGGTACGCCCGCACCATCCGTCCGGACGCGTCGAACACCAGGGGCGGCAACAACATCGACTACATCGCCGCCCAGAACGGGCTGCCCGGCCGCGACGCGCTGTACGAGGCGATCCTCGCCACCGAGTGGTGGACGGCCTTCACCGGCTTCGCCCCCGGCCTCCCGTTCCTGTTCCCGCTGCGCGGCCCCACGGCGCTGTCCGTACCGAAGTACAACCCCACCCGTGCCTGGACACCGGAGGGCGCGGTGGGCATCGGCGGGCCGTGCGTGGCCATCTATCCCGCCGAATCACCGGGCAGCTACCAGCTGTTCGGCCGCACCCTGCCCGTCAGCGACGTCTTCGCACGCAACCGGGTCTTCGGTGACGACCCGTTCCTCCTGCGCGCCGGGGACCGGGTGCGGTTCACCCTCTGCGGTGAGGAGGAACTGCTGGAGCTGCGGCGTCAGGTGCTGGAGGACCAGTACGTCTACCGGATCGAGGACGCACCGCTCGCCCTGGCCGCTCACGTCCGCGGCGCTGTGCCGGGCGGCACGGGGCACCCGGACGGCTCCGGCCGGGCCTGGGCCGGCGGGGAGGTGCCGTGA
- a CDS encoding biotin-dependent carboxyltransferase family protein, with product MNHGLRGDAHDEAPELEILVPGVQTTVQDHPGRTGLQARGFFPSGPVDGFAFRAANLLAGNDPRHAGLEITQGGFAARFRCHARAALCGAEGAAPTLGGEPVPLWQTFAVRPGDELVCEAAKGPGFRLYLAVSGGIDVPEVLGSRSVHTLAGIGGVDGRPVLRGDVLPLGRAAEAPLLRLPQSLRPAYHTHWELEVVRGPHGDPGFLTAEGWREFTSRTWRVDLNSDRLGVKLDAHALAWARPDGGVAGGHPSNVLDVSYPVGGVTVIGDVPTVLGPDGPTSGGYTVIATLAHACLWKLGQMRPGRDTVRFREISLAEADALAAHTEFALQRGRLERLEPAGPAGAAAPAAPV from the coding sequence GTGAACCACGGGCTGCGCGGAGACGCTCACGACGAGGCACCGGAGCTGGAGATCCTCGTGCCCGGCGTGCAGACCACCGTGCAGGACCACCCGGGCAGGACCGGCCTGCAGGCCCGCGGGTTCTTCCCGTCGGGGCCGGTGGACGGCTTCGCGTTCCGTGCGGCCAACCTGCTCGCAGGCAACGATCCCCGGCACGCCGGTCTGGAGATCACGCAGGGCGGCTTCGCGGCCCGCTTCCGCTGCCACGCCCGCGCCGCCCTCTGCGGCGCCGAGGGCGCCGCGCCCACGCTGGGCGGCGAACCGGTGCCGCTGTGGCAGACGTTCGCCGTACGCCCGGGGGACGAGCTGGTGTGCGAGGCGGCGAAGGGCCCGGGGTTCCGGCTCTACCTGGCCGTCTCCGGGGGGATCGACGTGCCCGAGGTCCTCGGCTCGCGTTCGGTGCACACCCTCGCGGGCATCGGCGGCGTCGACGGCCGCCCGGTCCTCCGCGGCGACGTCCTCCCGCTCGGCCGGGCGGCCGAGGCGCCGCTGCTGCGGCTGCCGCAGTCGCTGCGCCCCGCGTACCACACGCACTGGGAGCTGGAGGTCGTCCGCGGCCCGCACGGCGACCCGGGGTTCCTCACCGCCGAGGGCTGGCGGGAGTTCACCTCCCGCACGTGGCGGGTCGACCTCAACTCCGACCGGCTGGGTGTGAAGCTCGACGCCCACGCCCTGGCCTGGGCGAGGCCGGACGGCGGTGTCGCGGGCGGCCACCCGTCGAACGTGCTCGACGTCAGCTACCCCGTGGGCGGCGTCACCGTCATCGGCGACGTGCCGACCGTCCTCGGGCCGGACGGGCCGACGTCCGGCGGCTACACCGTCATCGCCACGCTCGCCCACGCCTGCCTGTGGAAGCTCGGCCAGATGCGGCCCGGCCGCGACACCGTACGCTTCCGGGAGATCTCCCTCGCCGAGGCCGACGCGCTGGCGGCGCACACGGAGTTCGCCCTGCAACGCGGGCGGCTGGAGCGGCTGGAGCCCGCCGGACCCGCCGGAGCCGCCGCTCCCGCCGCTCCCGTGTGA